The Desulfatiglans anilini DSM 4660 genome includes a region encoding these proteins:
- a CDS encoding TRAP transporter small permease, producing the protein MKIAKALSDFLVKLGGICLLGMMLLTCADVVGSLFGHPLLGSEELVGMMAFLLLSFALPYTEIEKGHVGVDLLYMRFPKRVKGINDCLVTLITTLFFCLVAWQCFLYAREMGQAGQVSPTLQFPTFYLIYGVSFACLNLALIMFIEFLVYVRGGDRDE; encoded by the coding sequence ATGAAGATCGCAAAAGCGCTTTCGGATTTTCTGGTGAAGTTGGGGGGGATCTGCCTTTTGGGGATGATGCTTCTCACGTGCGCGGATGTCGTGGGCAGTCTGTTCGGGCACCCTCTGTTGGGCTCGGAGGAACTCGTCGGTATGATGGCTTTTTTGCTGCTGTCTTTTGCGCTGCCCTATACGGAGATCGAGAAAGGCCATGTGGGGGTGGATCTGCTTTATATGCGGTTTCCCAAACGGGTCAAAGGAATCAACGATTGCCTAGTGACCTTGATCACGACGCTGTTCTTCTGCCTTGTCGCCTGGCAATGCTTCCTTTATGCCCGAGAGATGGGGCAGGCCGGCCAAGTCTCCCCGACTCTTCAATTTCCCACGTTTTATCTCATTTACGGAGTGTCCTTCGCCTGCCTCAATCTGGCGTTGATCATGTTCATTGAATTCCTGGTGTATGTGAGGGGAGGCGATCGGGATGAGTGA
- a CDS encoding TRAP transporter substrate-binding protein produces the protein MKKLSVERHFSPGVVLGVGLAFFAMLLTGLLMPGAADAKDVIHLTYSGFMPPTHSQSKVEAAWCREVEKRTDGRVKIAHYPGQTLTDASQCYQGVKEGLSDMGCSVLQYTRGRFPLMDFINLPLGFPSGQVATAIINEVYEKFQPAELDEVKLLYLHAHGPGFIHTKDKPVHKMEDLKGLKIRSHGPTASMIQALGGTPAAFPMNELYQALQKGVVDGGLYPLESNKGWKMAEVTNYVIACYPTAYSLGFFVAMNKDKWNALPDDVKAIIEEINSEWVFRHGKAWEAGAFEGINFLLDYGNTMIGIGPKESARWTKAVQPVLDEYTSETKAKNLPGDEVLKFVQKRLEDAKKGEFKSKYKEAE, from the coding sequence ATGAAAAAGTTATCGGTCGAGCGTCATTTTTCTCCGGGGGTTGTGCTTGGTGTAGGCCTGGCCTTTTTTGCCATGCTCTTGACGGGCCTTCTGATGCCGGGTGCGGCGGATGCCAAGGATGTCATCCACCTCACCTACAGCGGATTCATGCCCCCCACCCACTCCCAGAGCAAGGTGGAGGCGGCCTGGTGCAGGGAGGTGGAGAAAAGGACCGACGGGCGGGTGAAAATCGCGCATTATCCGGGCCAGACCCTGACGGATGCTTCGCAATGCTATCAGGGGGTGAAAGAGGGGCTTTCCGATATGGGGTGCTCCGTGCTGCAATACACCCGGGGACGTTTTCCGCTGATGGACTTCATCAATCTGCCTTTGGGTTTCCCGAGCGGGCAGGTGGCGACGGCCATCATCAACGAGGTGTATGAGAAATTCCAGCCGGCCGAACTGGACGAGGTGAAGCTGTTGTACCTCCATGCCCACGGCCCCGGCTTCATCCACACCAAGGACAAACCCGTCCACAAGATGGAGGACCTCAAGGGCCTGAAGATCCGCTCCCATGGCCCGACAGCCAGCATGATCCAGGCTCTCGGCGGGACGCCGGCCGCTTTTCCCATGAACGAACTCTACCAGGCCCTTCAGAAGGGCGTGGTCGACGGTGGATTGTACCCGCTCGAATCCAACAAGGGCTGGAAAATGGCCGAGGTGACGAACTATGTCATCGCGTGCTACCCGACCGCCTATTCCCTCGGGTTTTTCGTCGCCATGAACAAGGACAAATGGAACGCCCTTCCGGACGACGTCAAGGCGATTATCGAGGAGATCAACAGCGAATGGGTCTTCAGGCATGGCAAGGCCTGGGAGGCGGGGGCCTTCGAAGGCATCAATTTCCTGCTGGATTACGGGAATACCATGATCGGGATCGGACCGAAGGAATCGGCGCGGTGGACCAAAGCCGTCCAGCCCGTTCTGGATGAGTATACCAGTGAAACCAAGGCGAAGAACCTTCCCGGAGACGAGGTGCTGAAGTTCGTCCAGAAGAGGCTCGAGGATGCGAAGAAAGGGGAATTCAAGAGCAAATACAAAGAGGCGGAATAG
- a CDS encoding phenylacetate--CoA ligase family protein gives MDQVSYWNKPLETLPRDQLQELQLQRFQERMAYVYERSPMYRRKFDEAGIKPADIRSLEDISRIPFTVKEELRESQAQHPPWGDFMCVPPEEGVRVFQTTGTTGIPVRVMLNKKDWTVHFYEQFMYFMHAYGIKTSDILFVPFGYSLYIAWWGFQAALEQAGVMIVPGGGQSSKDRVRNIFNWEATVVCGTPTYLLYLGETAKKMGVSLRDSKVSIIVAAGEPGANVLSTKQAIEETWGAKCYDDIGSSEISNFGFECISQKGTHVNEAMFYAECLDPETLQPVENGQVGELVLSNLCCETMPLLRYRIKDLVKFNRERCDCGRTFLRLEGGILGRSDDMFQFGGVNVFPSAIENLIREVEVFSNEYQIVVPRMGSGKRIRIRVEPASEDVSAEKLERAVRDFIEHFKYMVTFTPEVEIVGVGELPRFELKAKRVIRET, from the coding sequence ATGGATCAGGTGAGCTACTGGAACAAGCCGTTGGAAACGCTGCCGCGCGACCAGCTTCAGGAACTTCAGTTGCAGCGTTTTCAGGAGCGTATGGCTTATGTGTACGAACGAAGCCCCATGTACCGGAGAAAGTTCGACGAGGCTGGCATCAAACCTGCGGATATCCGGAGCCTGGAGGATATCTCGAGGATCCCGTTCACCGTCAAGGAAGAGCTGAGGGAGAGCCAGGCGCAACATCCCCCCTGGGGCGACTTCATGTGCGTACCCCCGGAAGAGGGCGTGCGCGTCTTCCAGACGACCGGCACCACCGGCATCCCGGTCCGGGTGATGCTCAATAAGAAGGACTGGACGGTTCACTTCTATGAACAGTTCATGTATTTCATGCATGCCTACGGCATCAAGACCTCCGACATCCTTTTCGTCCCCTTCGGGTACAGCCTGTATATCGCCTGGTGGGGCTTCCAGGCGGCGCTGGAGCAGGCGGGGGTCATGATCGTCCCCGGTGGGGGGCAGTCTTCCAAGGACAGGGTCAGGAATATCTTCAACTGGGAAGCCACGGTCGTGTGCGGGACGCCCACTTATCTGCTATATCTGGGTGAAACCGCGAAGAAGATGGGGGTGTCCCTAAGGGATTCGAAGGTTTCCATCATCGTGGCGGCGGGGGAACCCGGCGCCAATGTTCTGTCGACCAAACAAGCCATCGAAGAGACCTGGGGGGCCAAGTGCTATGACGACATCGGCTCCAGCGAGATCTCGAACTTCGGCTTCGAGTGCATTTCTCAGAAAGGAACCCATGTGAACGAGGCCATGTTTTACGCCGAGTGCCTCGATCCGGAGACCCTTCAGCCGGTTGAAAACGGACAGGTTGGCGAACTGGTCCTGTCCAATCTGTGCTGTGAGACCATGCCCCTTCTCAGGTACCGCATCAAAGACCTGGTCAAATTCAACCGGGAGCGCTGCGATTGCGGCAGAACCTTCCTGAGGCTGGAGGGGGGAATCTTGGGACGTTCGGACGACATGTTCCAGTTTGGCGGGGTCAATGTATTCCCATCGGCCATCGAAAATCTCATCAGAGAGGTGGAGGTATTCTCCAACGAGTATCAGATCGTGGTTCCAAGGATGGGCAGCGGAAAACGCATCCGGATCCGCGTGGAACCAGCTTCCGAGGACGTTTCGGCGGAAAAATTGGAACGGGCCGTCCGTGACTTCATCGAACACTTCAAATATATGGTGACGTTTACGCCGGAAGTGGAGATTGTCGGGGTCGGTGAACTGCCCCGATTCGAACTGAAGGCCAAAAGGGTCATCCGGGAAACGTAA